A single region of the Pseudosulfitobacter pseudonitzschiae genome encodes:
- a CDS encoding TRAP transporter small permease encodes MRHAETLIRILTVLARLGAGISFAVLMVAVLVQVVGRFTGSSPVWTEELTRFALLYMIAFGAGLSFRTGDLVNVDVVSEALPGGLPRFLRFFAAAATAGLALVLLMPAWKYVSIGRMQTAPALGIRMDYAHLTMFVLLAGLALFAVLRCVAMLAGAEDGTPQKSDEE; translated from the coding sequence ATGCGACACGCTGAAACCCTCATTCGCATCCTGACCGTGCTGGCCCGTCTGGGTGCCGGCATTTCATTTGCCGTGCTGATGGTCGCGGTGCTGGTGCAGGTTGTTGGCCGTTTCACCGGCAGCTCGCCGGTCTGGACCGAAGAGCTGACCCGCTTTGCGCTGCTCTATATGATCGCCTTTGGTGCGGGCCTGTCGTTTCGCACCGGTGATCTGGTGAACGTCGATGTGGTCAGCGAGGCGCTGCCCGGCGGTCTGCCGAGGTTCCTGCGCTTTTTCGCCGCCGCGGCGACTGCCGGTCTGGCATTGGTGTTGCTGATGCCTGCGTGGAAATACGTCAGCATCGGCCGGATGCAGACGGCGCCCGCGCTGGGTATCCGTATGGACTATGCGCATTTGACGATGTTCGTTTTGCTGGCGGGTCTTGCGCTGTTTGCGGTGTTGCGCTGCGTGGCCATGTTGGCCGGTGCCGAAGACGGCACACCCCAAAAATCCGACGAGGAGTAA
- a CDS encoding TRAP transporter substrate-binding protein — translation MTFNWKKPALAVAVAALTAMPVFAQDMTLKLGHLANEDNPWHLASVKFGEELSALTDGRIVVEVFPNESLGKEIDLINGMQLGTVDMTITGESLQNWAPMAALLAVPYAYKSIDHMDEVASGDIGDQIEAQIVEKAQIRPIAFFARGPRNLTSNRPIATPADLNGLKMRVPNVPLFIDVWSALGAAPGPMAFSEVFTSLQNGTIEAQENPLALIRSASFNEVQSHVNLTEHVRSWIYLTIAESTWQKLSEDDQAAVMEAAARAQAYERELFEASVADDRAYLEANGMTFVDVDGAAFAAAAKDAVLNNVSDEIRPVVEGLFAN, via the coding sequence ATGACATTTAACTGGAAAAAGCCGGCCCTGGCCGTGGCCGTTGCCGCACTGACGGCCATGCCTGTATTTGCGCAGGACATGACCCTGAAACTGGGCCACTTGGCCAACGAAGACAACCCGTGGCACCTTGCTTCGGTCAAATTCGGTGAAGAGCTTTCGGCGCTGACCGATGGCCGTATCGTGGTTGAAGTTTTCCCCAATGAATCGTTGGGCAAGGAAATCGACCTGATCAACGGTATGCAGCTTGGCACCGTGGACATGACCATCACGGGTGAAAGCCTGCAAAACTGGGCACCGATGGCGGCCCTGTTGGCCGTACCATATGCGTATAAATCCATCGATCATATGGACGAAGTTGCGTCAGGCGATATCGGCGACCAGATCGAAGCGCAGATTGTTGAAAAAGCACAGATCCGTCCCATCGCCTTTTTCGCGCGCGGTCCGCGCAACCTGACGTCGAACCGTCCGATTGCCACGCCTGCCGATCTGAACGGGCTGAAAATGCGCGTGCCGAACGTGCCGCTGTTCATCGATGTCTGGTCCGCACTTGGCGCCGCTCCCGGCCCGATGGCATTCTCCGAGGTCTTTACCTCGCTGCAAAACGGCACCATCGAAGCACAGGAAAACCCGCTGGCGCTGATCCGGTCGGCCAGCTTCAACGAAGTGCAAAGCCATGTGAATCTGACCGAGCATGTGCGGTCGTGGATTTATCTGACAATTGCCGAAAGCACATGGCAGAAGCTGAGCGAAGACGATCAGGCCGCCGTGATGGAAGCCGCAGCCCGCGCCCAAGCCTATGAGCGTGAATTGTTCGAAGCCAGCGTTGCCGACGATCGCGCCTATCTGGAAGCAAACGGCATGACCTTTGTTGACGTGGACGGCGCGGCCTTTGCTGCTGCGGCCAAGGATGCCGTGCTGAACAACGTCAGCGACGAAATCCGTCCGGTTGTTGAAGGTCTGTTTGCCAACTAA
- a CDS encoding GntR family transcriptional regulator: MQADRTTAVTLDASAQITPQIYAQLRDAIIRNRFSPGDRISESEIAKSCDVSRQPVREAFIRLAGEGLLAILPQRGTVITKISYTEVLNARFLREAIEADIVSILAANPDAALVRELRTQLMAQQAVARDKPTDFIELDERFHRTLADAADKRGAWRRIEGLKSQMDRVRFLSLGHFPAEKLVAQHTAVVDSIERGDMIAANAAIRSHLREVLTDLPRILAANPEFFELPDAGIPTPVNAPIQGGHTR; this comes from the coding sequence ATGCAAGCAGACCGCACGACAGCCGTGACACTGGACGCATCCGCGCAGATCACGCCGCAAATCTATGCCCAGTTGCGCGATGCGATCATTCGCAACCGCTTTTCCCCCGGTGACCGTATTTCGGAAAGCGAGATTGCCAAATCTTGCGATGTCAGCCGCCAGCCCGTGCGCGAGGCGTTTATTCGTCTGGCAGGCGAGGGGTTGCTGGCGATCCTGCCCCAGCGCGGCACGGTTATTACCAAGATCAGCTACACCGAGGTGCTGAACGCGCGTTTTCTGCGCGAGGCGATCGAAGCTGATATCGTCAGCATTCTGGCCGCCAACCCCGATGCCGCATTGGTGCGCGAGTTGCGTACGCAGCTGATGGCGCAACAGGCTGTAGCCCGCGACAAGCCGACAGATTTTATCGAACTCGACGAACGGTTTCACCGCACGCTGGCCGATGCCGCCGACAAACGCGGCGCGTGGCGACGGATTGAAGGGCTGAAATCGCAGATGGACCGCGTGCGGTTTCTGTCGCTGGGGCATTTTCCGGCGGAAAAGCTGGTGGCCCAGCACACAGCGGTCGTCGACAGCATCGAACGGGGCGACATGATCGCCGCCAACGCCGCAATCCGCAGCCATCTGCGCGAAGTGCTGACCGACCTGCCGCGCATTCTTGCGGCCAACCCCGAATTTTTCGAATTGCCGGACGCGGGAATACCGACGCCGGTCAATGCACCCATCCAAGGAGGACATACACGATGA
- a CDS encoding mannitol dehydrogenase family protein: MRLTTPDDLPPAVTRPDYTPSAHGVGIVHLGLGAFHKAHQAAYTDTALARSGGDWRITGVSLRSPEPAAQLAPQNGLFTLIERSATGSTARVIGSIANAFCLGPDRAAVLAALTAPTTRIVSITVTEKGYGIDRSTGGVDTAHPAIAQDLATPDAPVGVAGLLVWALNARHAAGVPPFTVLCCDNLPDNGTMLRGLLIDFARRAAPEITNHIATDVAFPSTMVDRITPAATDATLAAAEQTTGHQDAAAIETEAFSQWVIEDHFPTGRPDWESAGAMFVTDVKPYEEMKLRMLNGAHSMLAYAGFLAGCTHVSDVMENPVLNALVRRHLTAAAATLPQLEGVDFADYADALIARFSNPHLHHQTYQIAMDGTEKLPQRILAPAADALAAGQPLDPFAFAVAAWMRYTLGTTDAGDSYALRDPREDELAKLTRNQTPEAIVTNLASLPGLFPQALAQNKAFTQMITARLSIMMQHSMAQALDNELAALE, translated from the coding sequence ATGAGACTGACCACCCCCGACGATCTGCCACCCGCAGTCACGCGCCCCGATTACACGCCCTCTGCGCATGGCGTGGGCATCGTGCATCTGGGTCTGGGAGCCTTTCACAAGGCGCACCAAGCCGCCTATACCGATACCGCCCTTGCCCGCAGCGGCGGCGATTGGCGCATCACGGGCGTCAGCCTGCGCAGCCCTGAACCTGCCGCCCAACTTGCACCGCAAAACGGGCTGTTCACCCTGATTGAACGCAGCGCGACAGGCAGCACCGCGCGTGTCATCGGCTCAATTGCCAATGCCTTTTGCCTTGGCCCCGACCGCGCCGCCGTGCTTGCGGCCCTGACCGCCCCCACCACGCGGATCGTGTCGATCACCGTCACCGAAAAGGGCTATGGCATCGACCGCAGCACTGGCGGCGTCGACACTGCGCACCCCGCCATTGCACAAGATCTGGCAACACCGGACGCGCCCGTTGGCGTCGCGGGCCTGCTGGTCTGGGCGCTGAACGCCCGCCATGCTGCCGGCGTGCCGCCCTTCACCGTGCTGTGCTGCGACAACCTGCCTGACAACGGCACCATGCTGCGCGGTCTGCTGATCGATTTCGCCCGCCGTGCTGCGCCCGAAATTACGAACCACATCGCGACCGACGTGGCCTTTCCGTCCACAATGGTTGACCGGATCACCCCCGCCGCCACCGACGCCACGCTGGCAGCAGCAGAGCAGACGACCGGGCACCAAGATGCCGCCGCCATCGAGACCGAAGCGTTTTCGCAATGGGTGATCGAGGATCATTTCCCCACGGGCCGTCCCGATTGGGAAAGCGCCGGTGCGATGTTCGTCACGGATGTAAAACCCTACGAGGAAATGAAGCTGCGGATGCTCAACGGCGCGCATTCGATGCTGGCCTATGCGGGCTTTCTGGCCGGTTGCACCCATGTGTCCGACGTGATGGAAAACCCTGTGCTGAACGCGCTGGTGCGTCGCCATCTGACTGCCGCCGCAGCCACATTGCCGCAACTGGAGGGTGTCGACTTTGCCGACTACGCAGACGCCCTGATTGCACGGTTTTCCAACCCGCATCTGCACCACCAGACCTATCAGATCGCGATGGACGGAACCGAAAAGCTGCCCCAGCGCATCTTGGCACCTGCCGCCGATGCCCTTGCGGCAGGTCAGCCCCTGGACCCCTTCGCCTTCGCGGTGGCCGCGTGGATGCGCTATACTTTGGGCACAACAGACGCCGGTGACAGCTATGCGCTGCGCGACCCGCGCGAGGACGAGTTGGCAAAGCTGACACGCAACCAGACACCGGAGGCCATCGTGACAAATCTTGCGTCTCTTCCGGGACTGTTCCCGCAGGCGCTGGCCCAGAACAAAGCATTCACACAGATGATCACTGCCCGTCTAAGCATTATGATGCAGCACAGCATGGCACAGGCACTGGACAACGAGCTTGCCGCGCTGGAATAG
- a CDS encoding L-idonate 5-dehydrogenase produces the protein MEARVCRLYGENDIRIETATVADPGPGEVLLALAAGGICGSDLHYYQHGGFGPIRVREPIILGHEASGTVVAVGPDVTGLAAGNAVAINPSRPCGKCEYCHKGLPVHCLEMRFNGSAMRMPHEQGLFRDHIVVEARQCVPVGVGVSLNEAACAEPLAVCLHARNRAGDLQDARVLVTGAGPIGTLCAAVAIEAGAAEVVVTDLQDFTLEVARRMGATRTVNVATNAADLDVYAEGKGYFDVAFECSAAAPAIKSAITCLRPQGRLVQVGVSGDVPVPLNMLVGKEISYCGTQRFDTEFADAVNMISEQRIDVTPIITGTYPLDRAIEAFEAAGNRSGAVKVQLSFSNT, from the coding sequence ATGGAAGCCCGAGTTTGCCGCCTGTATGGTGAGAACGACATTCGCATCGAAACCGCAACTGTGGCTGATCCCGGCCCGGGTGAGGTGCTGTTGGCCCTTGCTGCGGGGGGCATCTGCGGGTCGGATCTGCATTATTACCAGCATGGCGGCTTTGGTCCGATCCGTGTGCGCGAACCGATCATTCTGGGACATGAGGCATCGGGCACCGTGGTTGCCGTGGGGCCGGATGTGACGGGTCTTGCAGCCGGAAATGCGGTTGCGATCAATCCCAGCCGTCCATGTGGTAAATGCGAATATTGCCACAAGGGTCTGCCGGTGCATTGCCTTGAAATGCGTTTTAACGGATCGGCCATGCGGATGCCGCATGAACAGGGGCTTTTCCGCGATCATATCGTGGTCGAAGCACGCCAATGTGTGCCGGTTGGTGTTGGCGTCAGCCTGAACGAAGCCGCCTGCGCCGAGCCGCTGGCCGTTTGTCTGCACGCACGCAACCGCGCCGGTGATTTGCAGGACGCGCGCGTGCTGGTGACAGGGGCGGGGCCAATCGGCACGCTTTGCGCCGCTGTTGCAATCGAGGCCGGTGCCGCCGAGGTTGTTGTGACCGACCTGCAAGACTTTACGCTGGAGGTTGCCCGCCGCATGGGTGCCACGCGCACCGTGAACGTGGCCACCAACGCCGCCGATCTGGATGTCTATGCCGAGGGCAAAGGGTATTTCGACGTAGCCTTTGAATGCTCGGCCGCGGCCCCCGCGATCAAATCCGCGATCACCTGCCTGCGCCCGCAGGGGCGTTTGGTGCAAGTTGGTGTTTCGGGTGACGTTCCGGTGCCGCTGAACATGCTTGTGGGCAAGGAAATCTCGTATTGCGGCACCCAGCGGTTCGACACCGAATTTGCCGATGCGGTTAACATGATCTCGGAGCAGCGCATCGACGTCACGCCGATCATCACCGGCACCTATCCGCTGGACCGCGCCATCGAAGCCTTTGAGGCGGCTGGAAACCGGTCTGGCGCGGTGAAAGTTCAACTCAGCTTTTCCAACACATAA
- a CDS encoding TRAP transporter large permease codes for MAVTILLVVFVFGLTVGIPVAITLGLSSLAYLAYVGIPVVVMPQKMYAGMDVFVLLSIPGFILAGNLMNRGGITNRIIRFANALVGWIRGGLGLTNIAASMLFGGITGTAVADAASIGGVMIPGMKKAGYPADFSAAVTAASSTVGPIIPPSVPMIIVGALSGISVGKMFLAGAIPGILMGLSMMVTCYIISVRKGFPHQPWQGFGEVVRSLGGAVWALAMTFLIIYGLLSGLATPTETAVVASVYAFLVGAFIYRELPIRAVPRIVVDSAVSAAGILALVGFANVFGWILVSERIPQAIANGVLSITDNKFLVLLLINILLLCVGMFLETIAALIILFVPLLALSNAVGIDPLHFATVAVLNLMIGLTTPPVGVCLFVCAGIARLPLAPVIVAIMPFLLTNILVLLAVTYIPALATWLPSVLIP; via the coding sequence GTGGCCGTTACCATTCTTCTTGTCGTCTTTGTCTTTGGTTTGACGGTGGGCATTCCCGTGGCCATCACCCTTGGTCTGTCTTCGCTGGCCTATCTGGCCTATGTCGGCATCCCCGTCGTGGTGATGCCGCAAAAGATGTATGCGGGCATGGACGTGTTTGTTCTGCTGTCGATCCCCGGCTTTATCCTTGCGGGGAACCTGATGAACCGTGGCGGGATCACCAACCGGATCATCCGCTTTGCCAACGCGCTGGTGGGATGGATCAGGGGCGGTCTGGGCCTGACCAATATCGCCGCTTCGATGTTGTTTGGTGGCATCACCGGCACCGCCGTAGCTGATGCGGCGTCAATCGGCGGGGTGATGATTCCGGGGATGAAAAAGGCCGGTTATCCGGCAGATTTTTCGGCGGCGGTCACGGCTGCGTCGTCCACTGTGGGGCCAATCATTCCGCCGTCGGTGCCGATGATTATCGTGGGCGCGCTGTCGGGGATTTCGGTGGGCAAGATGTTCCTTGCCGGTGCTATTCCGGGCATCCTGATGGGCCTGTCCATGATGGTGACCTGCTATATTATTTCTGTGCGCAAAGGGTTTCCACACCAACCGTGGCAAGGCTTTGGCGAGGTGGTCCGCTCGCTTGGGGGGGCTGTGTGGGCGCTGGCGATGACGTTCCTGATCATCTACGGGCTGTTGTCTGGCCTTGCCACGCCAACGGAAACCGCCGTTGTGGCCAGCGTCTATGCGTTCCTTGTGGGCGCGTTCATCTACCGCGAGCTGCCAATCCGCGCGGTGCCCCGTATCGTCGTGGACAGCGCCGTGTCGGCGGCGGGTATCCTTGCGCTGGTGGGTTTTGCCAACGTCTTTGGCTGGATTCTGGTGTCGGAACGTATTCCACAGGCCATTGCCAATGGCGTTCTGTCGATCACTGACAACAAATTTCTGGTGCTGCTGTTAATCAATATCCTGCTGCTGTGCGTCGGCATGTTTCTGGAAACCATCGCCGCGCTGATCATTCTGTTCGTGCCGCTGCTGGCGCTGTCGAATGCGGTGGGCATTGACCCGCTGCACTTTGCCACCGTCGCTGTGCTGAACCTGATGATAGGGCTGACCACGCCGCCTGTGGGTGTCTGTCTGTTTGTCTGCGCGGGCATCGCACGGCTGCCACTGGCACCGGTGATCGTGGCGATTATGCCGTTTTTGCTAACCAACATCCTTGTGTTGTTGGCTGTCACTTATATTCCGGCGCTGGCCACGTGGCTGCCGTCTGTCCTCATACCCTAG
- the uxuA gene encoding mannonate dehydratase: MKQTWRWFGPRDMVSIDDTLQAGVEGIVSALHHVPTGAVWTPEEIAQRQREIATMKDGSASGLAWDVVESLPVSEDIKKQRGDWRTHIANYITSMENLAAAGIEVICYNFMPVLDWTRTDLAWRLPSGATCMRFDLADFAAFDLHILARPGAMDDFDAPLQKEAARRFAAMSDERKTQLAENVVFGLPGAAENFSLEDVRGHLAEYDSISEDRLRRNLLDFLAEIVPTAERLGLRLCCHPDDPPVPLLGLPRIMSTEAHYQALVDGVDNPANGITLCSGSLGARPDNDLPGMMDRLGDRVHFLHLRNVKRETADLRGSFHEAEHLGGDTDMVALIEAALREEARRRAAGRADWSIPFRPDHGQDILDDHGRKAQPGYPLIGRLKGLAELRGIVAALEPRVSA, translated from the coding sequence ATGAAACAGACATGGCGATGGTTCGGCCCGCGCGACATGGTTTCGATTGACGACACGTTGCAGGCAGGCGTCGAGGGCATCGTCTCGGCGCTGCACCACGTTCCAACGGGTGCTGTCTGGACGCCTGAAGAAATCGCCCAGCGTCAGCGCGAGATTGCCACGATGAAAGACGGCAGCGCTTCGGGTCTGGCGTGGGATGTGGTTGAAAGCCTGCCGGTGTCCGAAGACATCAAGAAACAGCGCGGCGACTGGCGCACACATATCGCCAATTACATCACCAGCATGGAAAATCTGGCCGCCGCCGGCATTGAAGTGATTTGTTATAACTTCATGCCGGTGCTGGACTGGACCCGCACCGATCTGGCGTGGCGTCTGCCCTCGGGTGCCACCTGCATGCGGTTCGATCTGGCCGATTTTGCGGCTTTCGATCTGCACATTCTGGCCCGCCCGGGTGCCATGGATGACTTTGACGCCCCCCTGCAAAAGGAAGCCGCCCGCCGCTTTGCCGCCATGTCGGACGAACGCAAAACGCAACTGGCCGAGAATGTGGTGTTCGGCCTGCCCGGTGCGGCCGAAAACTTCTCGCTTGAGGACGTGCGCGGGCATCTGGCCGAATACGACAGCATCAGCGAAGACCGCCTGCGCCGGAACCTGCTGGATTTTCTGGCCGAAATCGTGCCCACCGCCGAACGGCTGGGCCTGCGCCTGTGCTGCCACCCCGACGATCCGCCCGTGCCACTGCTGGGCCTGCCCCGCATCATGTCGACCGAGGCGCACTATCAGGCGCTGGTCGATGGCGTCGACAACCCCGCCAACGGCATCACCTTGTGTTCGGGATCGCTGGGCGCGCGGCCTGACAATGACCTGCCGGGGATGATGGACCGTCTGGGCGACCGCGTGCATTTCCTGCACCTGCGCAACGTCAAACGCGAAACCGCCGATCTGCGCGGATCGTTCCACGAGGCCGAGCATCTGGGCGGCGACACCGACATGGTCGCCCTAATCGAAGCCGCCCTGCGCGAAGAAGCCCGCCGCCGCGCCGCAGGCCGTGCCGATTGGTCGATCCCGTTCCGCCCAGACCACGGACAGGACATTCTGGACGACCACGGACGCAAGGCCCAGCCCGGCTATCCGCTAATCGGGCGGCTTAAGGGTCTGGCCGAATTGCGCGGCATCGTGGCAGCGCTCGAGCCTCGGGTGAGCGCATGA